In a genomic window of Aggregatimonas sangjinii:
- the hisS gene encoding histidine--tRNA ligase: protein MAQKPSIPKGTRDFSPSEVSKRNYIFDVIRKHFHTFGFQPIETPSFENSETLLGKYGDEGDRLIFKILNSGDFISKVDDVTYSSKNSNTIAPKITEKALRYDLTVPFARYVVMHQNEIDFPFKRYQIQPVWRADRPQKGRFREFFQCDADVVGSTSLLQEVELVQLYDAVFTDLKLPGVNIKLNNRKILAGIAEVIGAKHLLVDFTVALDKLDKIGKEGVIKEMLSKGITESAIEKASPLFTMSGSNGDQLNTLKKLLVDSEEGSRGVEELEFILRSIAELGLQSAKLSIDVTLARGLNYYTGAIFEVSAPEGVQMGSIGGGGRYDDLTGIFGLKDVSGVGISFGLDRIYLVLDELNLFPEAIGQSLQVLCVNFGEQEAMASLKLVTQLRKAGVTADVYPSDTKMQKQMKYANNRDIPFVILIGGKELENQSFVVKDMKKGDQTTYRFDQLEEFIASLG, encoded by the coding sequence ATGGCCCAAAAACCGAGTATTCCCAAAGGAACACGTGATTTCTCACCTTCGGAAGTCAGTAAGCGCAATTATATTTTTGATGTCATCAGAAAGCATTTTCACACTTTCGGTTTTCAGCCCATTGAAACCCCATCCTTTGAAAACTCCGAAACCTTACTTGGTAAGTATGGCGATGAAGGCGACCGCCTTATTTTTAAAATTTTGAATTCAGGGGATTTTATCAGTAAGGTCGACGATGTTACCTACAGTTCCAAGAACTCGAATACTATAGCACCCAAGATTACCGAAAAAGCATTGCGATATGATCTTACCGTACCCTTTGCCCGGTATGTGGTCATGCACCAAAATGAAATCGATTTTCCGTTCAAGCGCTATCAAATACAGCCGGTATGGCGTGCAGATAGGCCCCAGAAGGGAAGGTTTAGGGAGTTTTTTCAGTGTGATGCCGATGTAGTGGGTTCCACTTCGCTATTGCAGGAAGTGGAGTTGGTGCAATTGTACGATGCCGTTTTCACGGATTTAAAATTACCTGGTGTCAACATCAAGCTTAACAATAGAAAAATCTTGGCGGGTATTGCCGAGGTCATTGGAGCAAAGCACCTATTGGTCGATTTTACGGTTGCGTTGGACAAATTGGATAAAATCGGGAAAGAAGGGGTTATAAAGGAAATGCTAAGCAAGGGAATCACGGAATCCGCGATTGAGAAAGCGAGTCCCTTGTTTACCATGTCAGGCAGTAATGGGGATCAATTAAATACACTGAAAAAATTGCTTGTCGATTCGGAAGAAGGTAGTCGAGGAGTCGAGGAACTTGAATTCATCTTGAGAAGTATCGCCGAATTGGGATTGCAGTCGGCAAAACTTTCTATAGACGTTACCCTAGCTCGAGGCTTAAATTACTACACCGGAGCTATTTTTGAGGTTTCCGCACCTGAAGGTGTACAAATGGGGTCCATTGGTGGAGGTGGTCGTTATGATGACCTAACCGGAATTTTTGGCCTTAAAGATGTCAGTGGCGTTGGGATTTCCTTTGGTCTAGACCGCATTTATCTGGTACTGGATGAATTGAATCTGTTTCCGGAAGCTATAGGCCAATCGTTACAGGTGCTTTGCGTGAATTTTGGCGAACAGGAGGCTATGGCTTCCTTAAAATTGGTAACCCAACTCCGAAAGGCCGGTGTTACCGCAGATGTATATCCTTCCGATACGAAGATGCAAAAGCAAATGAAATATGCGAACAATCGCGACATCCCGTTTGTTATCTTAATTGGTGGAAAGGAACTGGAAAACCAGTCTTTTGTGGTGAAGGACATGAAAAAGGGAGACCAAACGACGTATCGCTTCGATCAGCTTGAGGAGTTTATCGCATCCTTAGGCTAA
- a CDS encoding DUF6495 family protein: MKYTRLTKQQLEELKQEFINFLATQSITGEEWKNLKEDKPEVAEDEVDVFSDLVWEGVLNKIGYLENISAQHMHLFHCTEKEMKLISVKVMNPEIDLTTTTGFNWFKKNWQSDFVEYLTASKAYTEDKNLDKFSLIQQGAVITKGELYQWFEKVIGS; the protein is encoded by the coding sequence ATGAAATATACACGGCTTACAAAACAGCAATTGGAAGAACTAAAGCAAGAGTTCATTAATTTTTTGGCAACGCAGTCCATTACCGGTGAGGAGTGGAAAAACCTAAAAGAAGACAAACCGGAAGTTGCGGAAGATGAAGTAGACGTGTTTAGCGACTTGGTATGGGAAGGAGTGCTCAATAAGATAGGCTATCTGGAGAATATATCGGCGCAGCACATGCATCTCTTTCATTGCACCGAAAAAGAAATGAAGCTGATTTCGGTAAAAGTGATGAACCCCGAAATTGATTTGACCACAACTACGGGTTTTAATTGGTTCAAGAAAAACTGGCAATCTGATTTTGTAGAATACCTAACGGCCTCTAAAGCGTATACAGAGGATAAAAACCTGGACAAGTTTAGTCTAATCCAACAAGGTGCGGTAATAACCAAGGGGGAATTGTACCAATGGTTTGAAAAAGTGATAGGCTCATAA
- a CDS encoding TonB-dependent receptor — MKAKPYLILILFLCGLSAMAQVTTANIRGTVADDQGPLLGANVVAVHTPTGTTYGAISNEDGRFNLLNLRVGGPYEVTISYIGFKEQKQSDIFLSLGQTFNIDATLISESQALDEVVVISDQSGTFGSDRTGAETSVGRRELTRLPTISRSTNDFTRLEPTATSDGSFGGRNDQYNNFSLDGAIFNNPFGLDAAQPGGQTNATPISIDAIEQIQVTTAPYDVTQSGFTGASVNAVTKSGTNEFRGTVYGFFRNDDLTGGKINGDDIFKTGLEQKQYGISIGGPIIKNKLFFFANFESDDLTDSGTDGLVPNTGTGAANETRVLESDFQLVDNLLRQVVIGQDGQGNDIFYNPGRFKDFNYDSKSTKGILKLDWNINDKNRFAIIYNWLNASREQPANRNAIAFRGPNASVLQFENAGYEINNNISSIQMELNSTLTDEVVNKLQVGYTHFDDFRNPFSSPAPSIQILDATGSSSYIIAGHEPFSINNELDQKVLQITNNMNIFKGNHTYTVGFSFEKFQFDNSFNLGAYGAQGVFFPTTTITDFPEFASSGQLQSAFDAAIASNRALEENGTGNPGGWSLAETNVGQMSFYAQDDWNVAENFKLTYGVRFDRPLYFDTREKIRENIERKGGANGTYIPSIEYTDPDTNTAIFLDSERLPTTKWLISPRVGFNWDIKNDKTLQLRGGSGLFTGRFPFVWLGNQVQGVDFFFYQLVDPDYQWPQVWRTNLGLDKKFDNGLVLTADVSYTKDINAAHVQNYGLSAPSGTLAGPDNRAVYTNDDKSQIFGGPTSAFVFTNSDQGRIFNAAVKAQKTWENGFFAQLAYSFLDAKEVNSIDAEITGDAFAGNAVVGNANTDVLSFSRYGNKHRFVGVISKQFKTGTTVSTFFEYAQGGRFNYIYGGDINNDGSGINDLLYVPTSGELSQMNFSGTGQAEAFEQFIQQDDYLSGIRGEYAERYAGLSPWRSSWDVKILQDIKINEKNKFQLSLDVLNVGNLINSNWGVTERVSFDQVLGVSVDENNVPTYTYDENLVDTFTADTRLLSRWRAQVGVRYIFN, encoded by the coding sequence ATGAAAGCGAAACCCTATCTTATTTTAATTCTTTTTTTGTGTGGCCTTTCAGCAATGGCACAGGTCACTACAGCGAACATACGCGGTACAGTGGCAGATGACCAAGGGCCTTTGCTTGGGGCGAATGTAGTCGCCGTTCATACGCCAACGGGCACAACATATGGTGCCATTAGTAATGAAGACGGTCGTTTTAATCTGTTGAACCTTCGTGTAGGCGGCCCCTATGAGGTAACCATATCCTATATCGGTTTCAAGGAACAGAAACAAAGCGATATCTTCTTGTCCCTTGGGCAAACCTTTAATATTGATGCGACACTTATTTCCGAAAGCCAGGCTTTGGATGAAGTTGTTGTCATATCGGATCAGAGCGGTACTTTCGGTAGTGATCGAACGGGCGCCGAGACTAGCGTTGGTCGTCGCGAACTGACCAGGCTTCCAACGATTTCAAGGTCTACCAATGATTTTACCCGCTTGGAACCTACAGCCACCTCCGATGGTTCTTTTGGCGGTCGTAATGACCAATACAATAATTTTTCGTTGGACGGAGCCATCTTCAATAATCCGTTTGGTCTTGACGCAGCGCAACCTGGCGGACAAACGAACGCTACCCCGATATCGATTGATGCCATAGAACAAATACAGGTAACCACGGCGCCTTACGATGTTACACAATCCGGTTTTACAGGGGCTTCGGTAAATGCGGTCACCAAGAGTGGAACCAATGAATTTAGAGGAACTGTCTACGGGTTTTTTAGAAACGACGATCTAACAGGAGGAAAGATAAACGGTGACGATATTTTCAAGACCGGTTTGGAACAAAAACAATACGGTATAAGTATTGGCGGACCGATTATCAAGAACAAGCTCTTTTTCTTCGCGAATTTTGAAAGTGACGATCTTACCGATTCCGGAACGGATGGGTTGGTGCCGAATACGGGAACAGGGGCAGCCAATGAAACACGGGTGCTGGAGTCTGATTTTCAATTGGTAGATAATCTGTTGCGGCAGGTAGTCATCGGTCAAGACGGTCAGGGGAACGATATTTTCTACAATCCGGGACGTTTTAAAGATTTTAATTACGATAGCAAATCGACCAAGGGCATATTAAAACTGGATTGGAATATTAATGATAAGAATCGATTCGCTATCATCTATAACTGGTTGAACGCCTCCAGAGAGCAACCGGCCAACCGAAATGCCATTGCATTCAGAGGCCCGAATGCCTCTGTGTTGCAGTTTGAAAATGCGGGCTATGAAATCAACAATAATATCAGTTCCATTCAAATGGAGTTGAATTCTACGCTGACCGATGAAGTGGTGAACAAACTACAAGTCGGCTATACGCATTTCGACGATTTTAGGAATCCGTTTTCCTCACCGGCCCCGAGCATACAGATTTTAGACGCGACAGGATCCTCTAGCTATATTATCGCCGGTCACGAACCATTTTCCATAAACAATGAGCTGGACCAAAAGGTCTTACAGATAACCAATAATATGAACATTTTTAAGGGGAACCATACCTACACGGTCGGTTTTTCTTTCGAGAAGTTTCAGTTCGACAATTCATTTAACCTTGGAGCTTATGGGGCTCAGGGTGTTTTCTTTCCCACTACTACGATTACCGATTTCCCGGAGTTTGCCAGTTCAGGGCAATTGCAAAGCGCTTTCGACGCGGCTATCGCCAGTAACCGAGCTTTGGAAGAAAATGGAACCGGAAACCCGGGCGGCTGGTCGCTCGCTGAAACCAATGTCGGTCAAATGTCCTTTTATGCGCAGGACGACTGGAACGTTGCCGAAAATTTCAAGCTAACCTATGGGGTTCGTTTCGATAGACCACTGTATTTCGATACGAGGGAAAAAATTCGGGAGAATATAGAACGCAAAGGTGGTGCCAACGGCACCTATATTCCATCGATTGAATATACCGACCCCGATACGAACACGGCCATTTTTCTTGATTCGGAACGCTTACCGACCACAAAATGGCTGATTTCGCCGAGAGTTGGTTTTAACTGGGATATTAAAAATGATAAAACGCTTCAGCTTCGGGGAGGTTCCGGGCTGTTCACCGGTCGTTTTCCATTCGTTTGGTTGGGCAACCAAGTGCAAGGGGTAGATTTCTTTTTCTATCAATTGGTAGACCCGGATTACCAATGGCCACAAGTCTGGCGCACCAATCTAGGGCTCGACAAGAAGTTTGACAATGGGCTCGTACTTACAGCCGATGTTTCCTATACCAAGGATATCAATGCGGCCCATGTGCAGAATTATGGTTTGAGTGCACCTTCGGGAACTTTGGCAGGTCCTGATAATAGAGCAGTGTACACCAACGATGATAAGTCCCAAATTTTCGGCGGGCCGACAAGTGCATTCGTTTTTACGAATTCCGATCAAGGTAGAATCTTCAATGCTGCGGTAAAAGCTCAAAAAACATGGGAAAACGGATTTTTCGCGCAGTTGGCATACAGTTTCTTGGATGCGAAGGAAGTAAATAGTATCGATGCTGAAATTACGGGGGATGCCTTTGCCGGAAACGCTGTAGTCGGGAATGCCAATACGGATGTTTTATCTTTTTCAAGATACGGGAACAAGCATCGATTTGTAGGTGTCATTTCGAAGCAGTTCAAGACCGGAACAACGGTGTCGACTTTCTTTGAATATGCGCAAGGTGGCCGCTTCAATTATATTTATGGTGGGGATATCAACAATGATGGTTCCGGGATCAATGATTTGCTGTATGTGCCGACCTCCGGGGAGTTGAGCCAAATGAATTTTAGTGGAACTGGCCAAGCCGAAGCTTTTGAACAGTTTATTCAACAAGACGATTATCTTAGTGGTATTCGCGGCGAATACGCTGAACGCTATGCAGGCCTTTCGCCATGGAGGAGCAGCTGGGACGTTAAAATACTTCAGGACATCAAAATCAACGAAAAGAATAAATTTCAATTGAGTCTTGACGTTCTGAATGTGGGGAATTTGATCAACTCGAATTGGGGCGTGACCGAAAGGGTTTCCTTTGACCAAGTGCTAGGGGTAAGCGTCGACGAAAACAACGTGCCGACCTATACCTACGACGAAAATTTAGTGGATACGTTTACCGCGGATACTAGACTGTTGTCGAGATGGCGCGCGCAAGTTGGGGTTCGTTATATTTTCAATTAA
- the rplI gene encoding 50S ribosomal protein L9 yields MELILKQDVEHLGFKDDVVKVKNGFGRNYLIPRGMATMATPSAKKVLEENLRQRAHKEKKIVDGATKTAEALKTLDIKISAKAGAGDKLFGSVTNMDLAAALEKEGHEIEKKFISIQGGSVKRTGPYNAQIRLHRDVVVDLAFEVVASKS; encoded by the coding sequence ATGGAATTGATATTGAAACAAGACGTAGAGCATTTAGGCTTTAAAGATGATGTTGTAAAAGTGAAGAACGGATTCGGTAGAAACTATCTTATCCCAAGGGGTATGGCCACAATGGCGACACCATCAGCCAAGAAAGTTCTGGAAGAGAATTTAAGACAACGTGCCCACAAAGAGAAGAAAATCGTTGACGGAGCTACGAAAACCGCTGAGGCTTTGAAAACATTGGACATCAAAATTTCCGCAAAGGCGGGTGCAGGTGATAAATTATTCGGTTCGGTAACCAATATGGACTTGGCAGCAGCTTTGGAAAAAGAAGGTCATGAAATCGAAAAGAAATTCATCAGTATTCAAGGAGGTAGCGTCAAGCGAACCGGACCTTACAATGCCCAAATCAGATTGCATAGGGATGTAGTCGTTGATTTGGCTTTTGAAGTGGTCGCGTCGAAAAGCTAG
- the rpsR gene encoding 30S ribosomal protein S18 gives MATLQQQAKGKKDGEIRYLTPLNIETNTKKKYCRFKKSGIKYIDYKDPDFLMKLVNEQGKLLPRRLTGTSLKYQRKVAQAVKRSRHIALMPYVGDLLK, from the coding sequence ATGGCAACATTACAGCAACAGGCAAAAGGAAAGAAAGATGGGGAAATCAGATATCTGACCCCATTGAACATCGAAACGAACACCAAAAAGAAATACTGTCGTTTTAAGAAATCAGGTATTAAGTATATCGATTATAAAGACCCGGATTTCTTGATGAAATTGGTGAATGAGCAAGGTAAATTACTTCCCAGAAGACTTACAGGTACCTCATTGAAATATCAGAGAAAAGTAGCCCAGGCCGTCAAACGCTCACGCCACATCGCATTAATGCCCTACGTTGGCGATTTATTAAAATAA
- the rpsF gene encoding 30S ribosomal protein S6: protein MNHYETVFILNPVLSDDQIAETVKKFEDFLTKNGAKMVSKENWGLKKLAYAIQHKKSGFYHLFEFTAPGEVINPYEQEFKREERVMRFLTVKLDKHAIAWAEKRRTRLKTKA, encoded by the coding sequence ATGAACCATTACGAAACTGTTTTCATCTTGAATCCCGTGCTTTCTGATGACCAGATTGCGGAAACAGTAAAGAAATTCGAGGATTTCTTAACTAAAAATGGAGCCAAAATGGTCTCCAAGGAAAATTGGGGCCTGAAAAAATTGGCCTATGCTATCCAGCACAAAAAAAGTGGGTTTTACCACTTGTTCGAGTTTACCGCTCCCGGAGAGGTAATCAATCCTTATGAGCAGGAGTTCAAAAGGGAAGAGCGTGTCATGCGATTCTTGACCGTGAAATTAGACAAGCACGCTATTGCGTGGGCAGAAAAAAGAAGAACAAGGTTAAAAACCAAAGCATAA
- a CDS encoding LytR/AlgR family response regulator transcription factor, producing MKLRSIIVDDSSMQRMAVAKLVNNHPNLAMVAEYSNAIEAKNGIKNNEIDLIFLDVEMPIINGFDLLESLDNSPQVILITGKPDYALKAFDYDVTDYLHKPITMARFEASIRRAVAKYEQMHKIQEDEEHIFVKSNLKKRKVILNDIKWIEALGDYIKLVTDEANIVILSTMKSFEKQLPAEKFLRIHKSYIVNLEKIEKFNSKNVEVSGRSIPLSRNKKTELAEALANV from the coding sequence ATGAAATTAAGAAGTATTATCGTAGACGATTCGTCCATGCAACGAATGGCAGTCGCGAAGCTGGTGAACAATCACCCGAACCTTGCTATGGTAGCAGAGTACAGCAACGCGATCGAGGCCAAGAACGGCATCAAGAACAATGAAATTGACTTAATTTTCCTAGACGTTGAAATGCCTATTATCAACGGATTCGACCTACTCGAGTCTTTGGACAACAGTCCACAGGTAATTTTAATCACCGGTAAGCCCGATTACGCGCTTAAAGCATTCGATTATGACGTAACGGATTACTTGCACAAGCCAATTACAATGGCCCGCTTCGAAGCTTCTATTCGTCGTGCGGTCGCGAAGTATGAGCAAATGCACAAAATACAGGAAGACGAAGAGCATATCTTCGTAAAAAGTAACCTGAAGAAGAGAAAGGTGATCCTGAACGATATTAAATGGATCGAAGCACTTGGCGATTACATCAAATTGGTAACCGACGAAGCGAACATCGTAATCCTATCGACAATGAAATCTTTCGAAAAGCAATTGCCCGCCGAAAAGTTTCTTAGAATCCACAAATCATATATCGTAAACTTAGAGAAAATCGAGAAGTTCAACAGCAAGAATGTTGAAGTGAGCGGAAGATCTATTCCCTTAAGTAGAAATAAAAAGACCGAGCTCGCCGAAGCGCTGGCCAACGTCTAA
- the priA gene encoding primosomal protein N', with protein MQYFVNVILPIALEKLFTYALTEAEALFLKPGMRVAVPFGKSKIYTGLVHEVHQTPPTVYEAKEIHQILDEKPLVNEIQLKHWQWIADYYMCTIGEVFRSALPSAFLLESETLILKNKNATVDEGDLKDDEFLVYEALLHQSVLKVHEVSAIVDRKNVLPILNRLLDKGIIHLKEEIYEQYKPKLVRYVQLGAAYREEAQLEELLNSLTRAPKQSQVVLSLFQLQATTKKQIKVADLEEASGGSKAVIKSLIEKGILEEYHIQTDRVNYDGSDDESVFKNLNEHQQAALKDIVQNFDNKKVTLLHGVTSSGKTEVYVQLIDECLRSGKQALYLLPEIALTTQLISRLQEYFGEKISVYHSKYTVQERVEVWNNIVAKKHKAQLVIGARSSLFLPFSELGFIIVDEEHEGSFKQFDPAPRYHARDAAIVLGNLHGANIVLGSATPSVETYKNAQLGKYGYANITRRFGDVLMPEIELVDIKEEARKRRMKGHFSERLLEEITAALDLGEQIILFQNRRGYAPILECTTCGHSPQCPNCDVSLTYHQYKKQLRCHYCSHHMALPESCQVCGSPTLDTKGFGTEQVEKEIEALFPAAKVWRMDLDTTRGKHGYEKIITAFEQQEMDILVGTQMLTKGLDFRNVGLVGIMNADSLLNFPDYRAHERCFQLLTQVSGRAGRTKKRGKVIVQTYNPYHQILKQVSTNDYKGMFKEQLYEREQYKYPPANKIIKITFKHKEYNRLNEASEWFAQALRNALGGNVLGPEYPPVARIRNQYLKHVIVKIDHGTSLHRIKFGIRRIEKSFNAVALYRSVRVIYNVDHI; from the coding sequence ATGCAGTATTTTGTTAACGTTATACTCCCAATTGCTTTAGAGAAATTGTTCACCTACGCCCTTACCGAGGCGGAGGCGCTATTTCTCAAACCGGGCATGCGCGTGGCCGTACCTTTCGGAAAGTCTAAAATCTACACGGGATTAGTACATGAGGTGCACCAGACACCTCCTACCGTCTACGAAGCCAAGGAAATTCATCAAATTTTGGATGAAAAACCTCTGGTGAATGAAATACAACTGAAACATTGGCAATGGATAGCCGATTACTATATGTGTACCATCGGGGAGGTGTTTCGCAGTGCCTTGCCGAGTGCATTTTTATTGGAAAGCGAAACACTGATTTTAAAAAACAAGAATGCCACAGTAGATGAAGGAGATTTAAAGGATGATGAGTTTTTGGTGTACGAAGCTTTGCTGCATCAATCCGTACTAAAAGTGCACGAGGTGAGTGCCATTGTAGATCGGAAGAACGTCCTACCTATTTTGAACCGATTGTTGGATAAAGGAATCATCCATCTAAAGGAGGAAATCTATGAGCAATACAAACCTAAACTGGTGCGGTACGTGCAATTGGGAGCGGCATATCGCGAAGAAGCGCAGCTCGAAGAACTATTGAATTCCCTCACGAGGGCACCGAAACAAAGTCAGGTTGTCCTTTCCCTTTTTCAATTGCAGGCAACCACGAAAAAACAAATTAAAGTTGCCGATCTAGAAGAGGCCAGCGGAGGTTCCAAAGCGGTCATCAAATCTTTGATTGAAAAAGGAATCTTGGAGGAGTACCACATTCAGACCGACCGTGTCAATTACGATGGTAGCGATGACGAATCCGTTTTCAAAAACCTCAATGAACATCAACAAGCCGCTTTGAAGGATATTGTTCAAAACTTTGACAACAAGAAAGTTACTCTGTTGCACGGTGTAACATCCTCCGGAAAAACGGAAGTCTATGTACAACTTATCGATGAATGCTTACGGTCGGGCAAGCAGGCATTATACCTGCTACCGGAAATAGCCTTAACGACCCAGTTGATTTCACGCCTGCAGGAGTATTTCGGAGAGAAAATATCCGTTTATCACTCGAAATACACGGTACAGGAGCGGGTAGAGGTCTGGAACAATATTGTAGCTAAAAAACACAAAGCCCAGTTGGTCATTGGTGCAAGATCATCACTATTCCTTCCCTTTTCGGAGCTCGGCTTTATTATCGTTGACGAGGAGCATGAAGGGAGTTTTAAACAATTCGACCCTGCGCCCCGCTATCATGCACGCGACGCCGCTATTGTGCTCGGAAATCTGCACGGTGCAAATATAGTGTTGGGTTCGGCGACCCCCAGCGTGGAAACCTATAAAAATGCCCAATTGGGAAAATACGGGTATGCCAACATTACCCGACGCTTTGGGGATGTGTTGATGCCGGAGATTGAATTGGTTGATATTAAGGAAGAGGCCCGAAAAAGGAGGATGAAAGGCCATTTTTCAGAACGTTTGTTGGAAGAAATCACAGCAGCTTTGGATTTGGGTGAGCAAATCATCCTCTTTCAGAACCGTAGGGGCTATGCGCCTATCCTAGAATGTACTACTTGCGGTCATTCGCCCCAATGTCCCAATTGCGATGTGAGCCTTACCTATCACCAGTATAAAAAGCAGCTGCGATGCCATTATTGTAGCCATCATATGGCCCTGCCGGAAAGTTGTCAGGTCTGTGGTAGCCCCACCTTGGACACCAAGGGTTTTGGGACCGAACAGGTCGAAAAAGAAATCGAGGCCCTGTTCCCGGCGGCCAAGGTCTGGCGAATGGATTTGGATACCACGCGTGGAAAACACGGCTATGAGAAAATCATTACCGCATTCGAGCAGCAGGAAATGGATATTCTCGTCGGTACGCAGATGCTAACGAAGGGACTCGATTTCAGAAACGTCGGCTTGGTGGGAATCATGAATGCCGATTCGCTCTTGAATTTTCCCGACTATCGCGCCCATGAACGTTGTTTTCAATTACTGACCCAGGTATCGGGTAGGGCAGGGCGCACCAAGAAAAGGGGCAAGGTTATCGTTCAGACCTACAATCCGTACCATCAGATTCTAAAACAAGTCTCGACCAACGATTACAAGGGCATGTTCAAAGAGCAGTTATACGAACGGGAGCAATACAAATATCCGCCAGCGAATAAAATCATCAAGATTACGTTCAAACACAAAGAGTACAATCGTCTGAATGAGGCTTCCGAGTGGTTCGCGCAGGCTCTAAGGAATGCTTTGGGAGGCAATGTGTTGGGACCGGAATACCCGCCTGTGGCACGGATCAGAAATCAGTATTTAAAGCATGTCATCGTCAAAATAGACCACGGCACCTCATTACACAGGATAAAATTCGGAATTCGAAGAATAGAAAAATCGTTCAACGCCGTGGCCCTGTATCGCAGCGTTCGGGTAATTTATAATGTGGACCATATTTGA
- a CDS encoding DUF2147 domain-containing protein, with protein MRLLSKWVLIATLFFATVGNSQSIFGKWKTIDDRTGNPKAIIDIYEEEGKMYGKVVKIVEKGMENSLCTKCEGDLKDKPVVGMRIIDAAEHDGDGVYKGDTLFDPQQAMTFRCKIWLNPDNSDELKVRGYLAFIYRTQTWIRVDG; from the coding sequence ATGAGATTATTGAGTAAGTGGGTTTTGATAGCGACGTTATTTTTCGCAACAGTAGGAAATAGTCAGAGTATTTTTGGAAAATGGAAAACCATTGATGATCGTACTGGCAACCCGAAAGCCATTATAGATATTTATGAGGAAGAGGGTAAAATGTACGGCAAGGTGGTCAAAATCGTTGAAAAGGGGATGGAAAATTCCCTTTGTACTAAATGCGAGGGTGATTTAAAGGATAAGCCCGTCGTTGGCATGCGCATTATCGATGCCGCCGAACATGATGGGGATGGGGTCTACAAGGGAGACACCCTATTTGATCCACAGCAGGCTATGACCTTCCGTTGTAAAATATGGTTGAACCCCGACAATTCCGATGAACTTAAAGTACGTGGTTACCTCGCCTTTATTTACCGTACTCAAACTTGGATAAGGGTCGATGGGTAG